A stretch of the Rhizomicrobium sp. genome encodes the following:
- a CDS encoding YoaK family protein, whose protein sequence is MIRHDRDARRLAIALSTLAGYVDATAFIMLGGFFVSFMSGNTTRLGVGLAEHTAAAPIAAMLIGAFVLGVIAGSLCGHFAGARRRPAVLGLVTLLLAAAALLGAGELRWSAAFVLALAMGAENAVFERDGEVQIGLTYMTGTLVKLGQRVTAALLGGPRLDWLPYFLLWLGLLAGTVLGATAQHYLGSGGLWIATAAAAILAVTAALLPQEAPS, encoded by the coding sequence GTGATCCGCCACGACCGCGACGCCCGGCGCCTGGCCATCGCCCTGTCGACGCTGGCCGGCTATGTCGACGCCACGGCCTTCATCATGCTGGGCGGCTTCTTCGTCTCGTTCATGAGCGGCAACACCACGCGGCTGGGCGTGGGCCTCGCGGAACACACCGCCGCCGCGCCGATCGCCGCCATGCTGATCGGCGCCTTCGTGCTGGGCGTGATTGCCGGTTCGCTGTGCGGGCATTTCGCAGGCGCGCGGCGGCGGCCGGCCGTGCTGGGCCTCGTCACGCTTCTCCTGGCCGCCGCGGCGCTGCTCGGCGCCGGCGAGCTGCGCTGGTCGGCGGCGTTCGTGCTGGCGCTGGCGATGGGCGCGGAGAACGCGGTGTTCGAGCGCGACGGCGAAGTGCAGATCGGGCTCACCTATATGACCGGCACGCTGGTCAAGCTCGGCCAGCGCGTGACCGCCGCGCTGCTGGGCGGGCCGCGCCTGGACTGGCTGCCCTATTTCCTGCTCTGGCTCGGCCTGCTGGCCGGAACGGTGCTGGGGGCAACGGCGCAGCACTATCTGGGGAGCGGTGGCCTGTGGATCGCGACAGCCGCGGCGGCGATCCTGGCCGTGACGGCGGCGCTCTTGCCGCAGGAGGCGCCGTCATGA
- a CDS encoding GNAT family N-acetyltransferase translates to MTLQTSRLRLRRWRDADRPAFAAMNTDAEVMRDLGGPIGTDESDAKFDRYAAAWQMHGVGRWLIETPDGGFAGYAGILPSAADHPLGPHFEIGWRLVRSAWGHGYASEAARAALADGFERLGLAEVLAYTAPDNARSQAVMTRLGLRRDAARDFELRGPRGSWRGLVWAARP, encoded by the coding sequence ATGACGCTGCAGACATCCCGGCTTCGCTTGCGGCGCTGGCGGGACGCCGACCGCCCGGCGTTCGCCGCGATGAACACGGACGCCGAGGTCATGCGGGATCTGGGCGGACCGATCGGAACGGACGAAAGCGACGCCAAGTTCGACCGTTATGCGGCAGCGTGGCAAATGCACGGCGTCGGCCGCTGGCTGATCGAGACGCCGGACGGCGGCTTCGCGGGCTATGCCGGCATCCTGCCGTCCGCCGCGGATCATCCGCTGGGGCCGCATTTCGAGATCGGTTGGCGCCTGGTGCGATCCGCCTGGGGCCATGGCTATGCCAGCGAAGCGGCCCGCGCCGCGCTGGCGGACGGTTTCGAACGCCTCGGGCTGGCGGAGGTGCTCGCCTATACCGCACCCGACAATGCGCGGTCGCAGGCGGTGATGACGCGGCTCGGCCTGAGGCGCGACGCGGCACGCGATTTCGAACTGCGGGGCCCCCGCGGATCGTGGCGCGGGCTGGTGTGGGCGGCCCGACCGTGA
- a CDS encoding nucleoside deaminase: MNDDEAIALALGEAQAAAGRGEVPVGAVLLSPSGEVLAAQGNRIVERRDPTAHAEMLALRDAAARLGNERLLGTTLYVSLEPCAMCAGAISLARVARLVFAAEDPKGGAVLHGARFFEQPTCHHRPLVARAGDAAAAGTVLKDFFRTRRK; encoded by the coding sequence ATGAATGACGACGAAGCCATAGCACTCGCGCTCGGGGAAGCCCAAGCCGCCGCCGGACGGGGGGAAGTCCCGGTCGGCGCCGTGCTGCTGTCTCCCTCGGGCGAGGTCCTGGCCGCCCAGGGCAACCGGATCGTCGAGCGGCGCGATCCCACCGCCCATGCCGAGATGCTCGCTTTGCGCGACGCCGCGGCGCGGCTCGGCAATGAGCGTCTGCTGGGCACCACGCTTTATGTCTCGCTGGAGCCCTGCGCGATGTGCGCCGGCGCGATCAGCCTGGCGCGGGTGGCGCGGCTGGTCTTCGCGGCGGAGGATCCGAAGGGCGGCGCGGTGCTGCATGGTGCCAGATTCTTCGAACAGCCCACCTGCCACCACCGCCCGCTCGTCGCGCGAGCGGGAGACGCCGCGGCGGCCGGCACGGTGCTGAAGGATTTCTTCCGTACACGGAGGAAATAA
- a CDS encoding glutathione S-transferase family protein, whose translation MSLILYGSNVSPFVRKVRVVLAEKQVAYTLEPVNPFVPSPDFLAISPLKRIPVLRDTDVAEPNTLPDSSIICDYLEHKFPAPPLYPADPFTRAKALWYEEFADSAVAVCVGSGLFFERIVKRMMRAQTDEAVCQKTLTEKLPPLFDHLEREVGDKQFLAGGMFSIADVAVGTMIVNFRHAGETIDVGRWPKLAAYAARIHARPSFKMLIDEETPLINRFRAA comes from the coding sequence ATGTCCTTGATCCTTTACGGCAGCAACGTTTCGCCCTTCGTGCGCAAGGTGCGCGTCGTGCTCGCCGAGAAGCAGGTCGCGTACACGCTGGAGCCGGTCAATCCGTTCGTCCCGTCGCCGGACTTCCTCGCGATCAGTCCGCTGAAGCGCATCCCGGTGCTGCGCGACACCGATGTGGCGGAGCCGAACACGCTGCCGGATTCCTCGATCATCTGCGACTATCTCGAGCACAAATTCCCCGCCCCGCCGCTCTATCCCGCCGATCCCTTCACGCGCGCCAAGGCCTTGTGGTACGAGGAGTTCGCCGATTCCGCCGTCGCGGTCTGCGTCGGCTCCGGCCTGTTCTTCGAGCGCATCGTCAAGCGCATGATGCGGGCCCAGACCGACGAAGCGGTCTGCCAGAAGACCCTCACCGAAAAGTTGCCGCCGCTGTTCGATCACCTGGAACGCGAAGTGGGCGACAAGCAATTCCTCGCCGGCGGCATGTTCTCCATCGCCGACGTCGCGGTCGGAACCATGATCGTCAACTTCCGGCATGCCGGGGAGACGATCGACGTGGGGCGCTGGCCGAAGCTCGCGGCCTATGCCGCCCGCATCCATGCCCGACCGTCGTTCAAAATGCTGATCGACGAGGAAACCCCGCTCATCAACCGCTTCCGCGCCGCCTGA
- a CDS encoding IS630 family transposase, translating to MGKPAPAIELSAPERRELEGLARRRKTGQGLARRAQIVLMAADGVENQVIAERLGASQNTVGSWRRRYAAKRLEGLYDEPRPGAPRQIGDDEIAETIRLTLEAAPANATHWSLRSMARAVGHAPSTIHRIWQAFGLQPHRSETFKLSGDPLFVEKVRDIVGLYLAPPERALVLCVDEKSQIQALDRTQPLLPMRPGQAERRSHDYTRHGTLSLFAALDTASGTVIGKCFARHRGSEFLKFLREIEANVPDDLDIHLVMDNYATHKTPAIRRWLAKRVRWHVHFTPTSASWINQVERFFADLSERKIRRGAHRSTRQLEAAIRDYIKCVNDDPKPFRWTKTADDILASIKRFCLATLKIANYQAKNARTSESGH from the coding sequence ATGGGCAAGCCTGCACCCGCGATTGAGTTGAGCGCGCCGGAACGGCGAGAGCTTGAGGGATTGGCGCGGCGGCGCAAGACGGGACAGGGACTGGCGCGTCGTGCGCAAATTGTCCTGATGGCGGCGGACGGAGTTGAGAACCAAGTCATCGCGGAGCGGCTTGGGGCGAGCCAGAACACGGTGGGATCGTGGCGTCGGCGCTATGCGGCCAAGCGCCTGGAGGGGCTTTACGACGAGCCGCGTCCGGGCGCACCGCGCCAGATCGGTGACGACGAGATTGCCGAGACGATCCGTCTGACGCTGGAGGCGGCACCGGCGAACGCGACCCATTGGAGCTTGCGCTCGATGGCGCGGGCGGTTGGTCATGCGCCCTCGACGATCCACCGCATCTGGCAGGCCTTCGGTCTTCAGCCGCACCGCAGCGAGACCTTCAAGCTCTCCGGCGACCCGCTGTTTGTGGAGAAGGTTCGCGACATCGTCGGCCTTTATCTCGCTCCGCCGGAGCGGGCGCTGGTTCTGTGCGTCGACGAGAAGAGCCAAATCCAGGCGCTGGATCGCACGCAACCCTTGCTGCCGATGCGGCCCGGACAAGCCGAGCGGCGCAGTCACGACTATACCCGCCACGGAACCTTGTCGCTGTTCGCGGCCCTCGATACGGCAAGCGGAACGGTGATCGGCAAATGCTTCGCGCGCCATCGCGGCAGCGAGTTCTTGAAGTTCCTGCGCGAGATCGAGGCCAATGTCCCGGACGATCTCGACATCCACCTGGTGATGGACAACTACGCCACGCACAAGACGCCGGCGATCCGCCGCTGGCTGGCCAAGCGTGTGCGCTGGCATGTCCACTTCACGCCCACTTCCGCCTCTTGGATCAATCAGGTCGAACGCTTCTTCGCCGATCTGAGCGAACGCAAAATCCGCCGTGGCGCCCACCGCTCGACGCGCCAGCTCGAAGCCGCGATCCGCGACTACATCAAATGCGTCAACGACGACCCAAAGCCCTTCCGGTGGACAAAGACCGCAGACGACATCCTGGCCTCCATCAAGCGCTTCTGTCTCGCAACCCTGAAGATCGCCAACTACCAAGCCAAAAACGCTAGAACTTCTGAATCAGGACACTAG
- a CDS encoding glutathione binding-like protein: protein MIDLYTAATPNGWKASVTLEECELPYEVHAIEMSKGQQKEPWFLKINPNGRIPAIVDREFDNFPIFESGALMIYCAEKSGRLLPTDLKGRSRVIQWLMFQMGGIGPMMGQANVFGRYWHEVYQPAIDRYRNESRRLFEVLNTQLKDNEWLAGDFSIADIANFCWVRTYFWSGVNVEGLDPLMNWLERINARPLTQAGLKIPIDRSKLMSEDAASEGARKMVESARTIVQR from the coding sequence GTGATCGATCTCTACACCGCCGCCACGCCGAATGGCTGGAAAGCCTCCGTCACGCTGGAGGAATGCGAGCTGCCTTACGAAGTCCACGCCATCGAGATGAGCAAGGGCCAGCAGAAGGAGCCCTGGTTCCTCAAGATCAATCCCAATGGCCGCATCCCGGCCATTGTCGACCGCGAGTTCGACAACTTCCCGATCTTCGAATCCGGCGCGTTGATGATCTATTGCGCGGAGAAGAGCGGCCGACTCCTGCCCACCGACCTCAAGGGCCGCAGCCGCGTCATCCAGTGGCTGATGTTCCAGATGGGCGGCATCGGCCCGATGATGGGCCAGGCGAACGTCTTCGGCCGCTACTGGCACGAGGTCTACCAGCCCGCCATCGACCGCTACCGCAACGAATCGCGCCGCCTGTTCGAGGTGCTCAACACGCAGCTCAAGGACAATGAGTGGCTGGCCGGCGACTTCTCCATCGCCGATATCGCGAATTTCTGCTGGGTGCGGACCTATTTCTGGTCGGGCGTGAACGTCGAAGGCCTCGATCCCCTGATGAACTGGCTGGAGCGCATCAACGCCCGTCCGCTGACCCAGGCCGGCCTCAAGATCCCGATCGACCGCTCGAAGCTGATGAGCGAGGACGCCGCCAGCGAAGGCGCCAGGAAGATGGTGGAGAGCGCCAGGACGATCGTGCAGCGCTAG
- a CDS encoding sulfatase-like hydrolase/transferase, which translates to MGRKILFITTDQQRWDSLGCTGNRFARTPNIDALAAQGINYGRAYNQNTVCMPARSSMLTGQYVRTHGVFANGVPLPEDAPSFAQYLKDKAGYKTALIGKAHFEPAFDPQMKFLENRRQRDNDFGPWRGFDYAIHAMHTASFAGRPVGHYGRWLRAQSREVFDAWPPLLNATPGGDTGAPETSNHQIPRGFYHTDWLAGLALDWLDTLDGDDDWMLWLSFPDPHHPWDPPAAENHRCDWRDLPLPAGHPGSPDEIRKVLARKPAHWLEYYEGRFINAEGGPQNFRPQQLSDDNIREINAKVHVMNELIDDAVGAVMAKIAARGWNDDTDVIFTTDHGELQGDFGLVYKGPFHTDALMRLPFLWRPAPNAKVTPAKVEQPVEQVDIAPTLCAIAGIDAAPWMQGRALPTAEDGSRQRAICEWDSQFPGYGMHLRSIVRDGYSLTRYEPSTAGQPNGLETHFPAYAGFATHIRYDGTEGELYDLENDPHQFENLWNESKWQGVKSDLIADLYDNLPAERTPKLEVMGPA; encoded by the coding sequence ATGGGCCGCAAGATCCTTTTCATCACCACCGATCAGCAGCGTTGGGATTCGCTCGGCTGCACCGGCAACAGATTCGCCCGTACCCCGAACATCGACGCGCTTGCGGCGCAAGGCATCAACTATGGCCGCGCCTACAACCAGAACACCGTCTGCATGCCGGCGCGGTCCTCGATGCTCACCGGGCAATATGTCCGCACCCATGGCGTCTTCGCCAATGGCGTGCCGCTGCCCGAGGACGCGCCGAGCTTCGCGCAGTACCTGAAGGACAAGGCCGGCTACAAGACCGCGCTGATCGGCAAGGCGCATTTCGAGCCGGCCTTCGATCCGCAGATGAAATTCCTCGAGAACCGCCGCCAGCGCGACAATGATTTCGGCCCCTGGCGCGGCTTCGACTACGCGATCCACGCCATGCATACCGCCAGCTTCGCCGGTCGCCCCGTCGGCCATTACGGCCGCTGGCTCAGAGCGCAGAGCAGAGAGGTGTTCGACGCCTGGCCGCCGCTGCTCAACGCCACGCCGGGCGGCGACACCGGTGCGCCGGAAACGTCGAACCACCAGATTCCGCGCGGCTTCTATCACACCGACTGGCTCGCCGGCCTCGCACTCGACTGGCTGGACACGCTCGATGGCGACGACGACTGGATGCTGTGGCTGAGCTTCCCCGACCCGCACCACCCTTGGGACCCGCCGGCGGCGGAGAACCACCGCTGCGACTGGCGCGACCTGCCGCTGCCCGCCGGCCATCCCGGCTCGCCGGACGAAATCCGCAAAGTGCTGGCGCGCAAGCCGGCGCACTGGCTCGAGTATTATGAGGGCCGCTTCATCAACGCCGAAGGCGGGCCGCAGAATTTCCGCCCGCAGCAGCTCTCCGACGACAACATCCGCGAGATCAACGCCAAGGTCCATGTGATGAACGAGCTGATCGACGACGCGGTCGGCGCGGTGATGGCCAAGATCGCGGCGCGCGGCTGGAACGACGACACCGACGTGATCTTCACCACTGACCATGGCGAGCTGCAGGGCGATTTCGGCCTCGTCTACAAAGGCCCGTTCCATACCGATGCGCTGATGCGTCTGCCATTCCTCTGGCGCCCGGCGCCCAACGCCAAGGTGACTCCCGCGAAAGTGGAGCAGCCGGTCGAGCAGGTCGACATCGCGCCCACCCTCTGCGCCATCGCCGGCATCGACGCGGCGCCCTGGATGCAGGGCAGGGCGCTGCCGACGGCCGAAGACGGCTCGCGGCAGCGCGCGATCTGCGAATGGGACAGCCAGTTCCCCGGCTACGGCATGCATTTGCGCTCGATCGTGCGCGACGGCTATTCGCTGACGCGCTACGAGCCCTCGACCGCAGGCCAGCCCAACGGCCTGGAGACGCATTTCCCCGCCTATGCCGGCTTCGCGACGCATATCCGCTATGACGGCACGGAGGGCGAGCTCTACGACCTCGAGAACGACCCGCACCAGTTCGAGAATCTGTGGAACGAATCCAAATGGCAGGGCGTGAAGTCCGATTTGATCGCCGACCTCTACGACAATCTGCCGGCGGAGCGCACGCCGAAGCTGGAAGTGATGGGCCCGGCGTGA
- a CDS encoding 2-hydroxychromene-2-carboxylate isomerase → MTLSIDLFWSFRSPYSYLATPRLCDMAATYDLDVRVRPVYPLAVRSGAFFAQVNPLWIGYLVRDTVRLAEMLGLPYRWPRPDPVVVDMQTRAATPGQPYIHRLTRLGCAAAEIGRGLPFLKEVSHTIWSGTVDGWDKGSHLADAAARAGVDLAALDKAIAADPDKYESMILANQQAHQAAGHWGVPTMAFEGEPFFGQDRLDVLLWRLKQKGLEPR, encoded by the coding sequence GTGACGCTGTCCATCGATCTGTTCTGGTCGTTCCGCAGTCCGTATTCCTATCTCGCGACGCCGCGGCTTTGCGACATGGCGGCGACCTACGACCTCGATGTCCGCGTCCGGCCGGTCTATCCGCTGGCGGTGCGCTCCGGCGCGTTCTTCGCACAGGTCAATCCGTTGTGGATCGGCTATCTGGTCCGCGACACGGTGCGGCTGGCCGAGATGCTCGGCCTGCCCTATCGCTGGCCGCGGCCCGACCCGGTGGTGGTCGACATGCAGACCCGCGCCGCGACGCCGGGCCAGCCCTATATCCATCGCCTGACACGGCTGGGCTGTGCCGCCGCCGAGATCGGCCGCGGCCTGCCCTTCCTGAAAGAGGTCAGCCACACGATCTGGTCCGGCACGGTCGACGGCTGGGACAAGGGCTCGCACCTCGCCGACGCGGCGGCGCGGGCCGGCGTCGATCTCGCCGCGCTCGACAAAGCCATCGCGGCCGATCCGGACAAATATGAAAGCATGATCCTCGCCAACCAGCAGGCGCATCAGGCGGCCGGTCATTGGGGCGTGCCGACCATGGCGTTCGAGGGCGAGCCGTTCTTCGGGCAGGACCGGCTCGACGTGCTGCTGTGGCGGCTCAAGCAGAAGGGATTGGAGCCGCGATGA
- a CDS encoding MBL fold metallo-hydrolase, whose product MRRFLLIGASAIVVLALAAVVALRFVAVDTWVFRQAVRHALAGGDARLAETNELSVLLVGTGTPLPDASRAGPSTLIAAGAHLYLVDAGVDSARNLQLWKVPLDKIEGVLITHLHSDHIGGLAEIRLQTWVAGRKAPLKVYGPPGIERVVAGFNEAYAIDDGYRTKHHGAAMLPPEGALLAAVPIVIPSGTTTAPVFAALGLKVTAVRVKHEPANPAYGYRFDFVGRSVTVSGDTIYDEDLARAALNTDVLVHEGLAPELVGIMHDEMLAAGRPRPAKIMHDIPGYHTAPPDAARIANLAHARLLLFTHMLPILPNAIAVRAFLKGVSDVRPDGVRVGHDGLVVRLPGRSSDIEIGDVN is encoded by the coding sequence ATGAGACGTTTCCTTCTGATCGGCGCGAGCGCCATCGTCGTCCTGGCGCTGGCCGCCGTCGTGGCGCTGCGGTTCGTCGCGGTCGATACCTGGGTGTTCCGCCAGGCGGTGCGCCACGCGCTGGCCGGCGGCGACGCCAGGCTGGCGGAGACGAACGAGCTTTCGGTGCTTCTGGTCGGCACCGGCACGCCGCTGCCCGATGCAAGCCGGGCGGGGCCGAGCACGCTGATCGCGGCGGGAGCGCATCTGTATCTCGTCGATGCCGGCGTGGATTCGGCGCGCAACCTGCAGCTCTGGAAGGTGCCGCTGGACAAGATCGAGGGCGTGCTCATCACCCATCTGCATTCCGACCATATCGGCGGGCTGGCCGAGATAAGGCTGCAGACCTGGGTCGCGGGGCGCAAGGCGCCGCTGAAGGTCTATGGTCCGCCGGGGATCGAGCGTGTCGTGGCGGGCTTCAACGAGGCCTATGCCATCGACGACGGCTATCGCACCAAGCATCACGGCGCGGCGATGCTGCCGCCCGAGGGCGCATTGCTGGCGGCCGTGCCGATCGTCATTCCTTCCGGCACGACGACGGCGCCGGTGTTCGCGGCGCTCGGGTTGAAGGTGACGGCGGTGCGGGTGAAGCACGAACCGGCCAATCCGGCCTATGGCTACCGCTTCGATTTCGTCGGCCGCAGCGTCACGGTGAGCGGCGACACGATCTACGACGAGGACCTCGCACGCGCTGCGTTGAACACCGACGTGCTGGTGCATGAAGGACTGGCGCCGGAGCTGGTCGGGATCATGCATGACGAGATGCTGGCGGCGGGACGGCCGCGGCCCGCGAAGATCATGCACGACATCCCGGGCTACCACACCGCGCCGCCGGACGCCGCGCGGATCGCGAACCTGGCGCATGCCAGGCTCCTGCTGTTCACCCATATGCTGCCGATCCTGCCCAATGCGATCGCGGTGCGGGCCTTCCTGAAGGGGGTGAGCGATGTGCGGCCGGATGGGGTGCGGGTGGGACATGACGGGCTGGTGGTAAGGTTGCCCGGGCGGTCGAGCGACATCGAGATCGGCGATGTGAATTAG